Proteins from a single region of Hydra vulgaris chromosome 12, alternate assembly HydraT2T_AEP:
- the LOC136087998 gene encoding uncharacterized protein LOC136087998 has product MEKIKRLEKDVFDIKESLNFHEELIEKKVKNNIESIEKKRFCKTEAHKNDEYIDLKKKLREIEDRSRRNNLRIDGIKENENETWSESEIKVIKLFEETLGVKNVRIERAHRSGRRDAKTPRTIIIKLLDYKDKVEILKNSFKLKGENIYINEDFCFETNLIRKDLREKMKIERQLGKFAYISYDKLIVRDENVALSDVDDSNNFNQKNESQYYTVIESSQYLQKNKNSFSILNINIRSLNKNFENLRFLLDELKHDFKIICLTETWCKRGETNAQFELINYSSVHQPRGFGVGGGVCIFVHNSISYNLRHDLCVNEKDCESLCIEIINKTTKKIIINATYRPPSSSLKKFKTHLKPFLTNINKTRSHAYLVGDFNIDLINHASNNNVNNFINTLLQYNLIPSINKPTRVTNNSSTLLDNIITNNHLNTSLYTGIIKTDLSDHFPTFLVTNNILFNSILSQSIIFRRQINENSVKKFQNLLKDIVDWNLVLQSHDVNNAYDLFLNQFCKQYDKAFPEKKITVKTKTVLTPWMSNGLLKSSKRKQKLYDKYLKKKTYKNEMTYKNYKNIFEKTKRNSKKLYYAKLLSKATGNTKKTWSVIKEIIGKNIYARNILPKKITIDKNTIYDKSIIAEKLNSFFTNTGPNLALKIPMNSTPFESYLKSYDKVMDEPNLKLIELQTAFFCLKTNKSAGFDKINVNVVKSVYNIIEPSLFHIFNLSLKTGIVPEKLKIARITPIFKSGDDSNISNYRPISILPCFSKLLERIMYN; this is encoded by the coding sequence atggaaaaaattaaacgaTTGGAAAAGGATGTATTTGatataaaagaaagtttaaattttcacgAGGAACTTATcgaaaaaaaggtaaaaaataatattgagtctattgaaaaaaaaagattttgtaaaaccGAAGCACATAAAAATGATGAGTatattgacttaaaaaaaaaacttagggAAATAGAGGATCGGTCACGAAGAAATAACCTTAGGATTGATGGCAtcaaagaaaatgaaaatgaaacatGGTCTGAAAGTGAAATAAAAGTGATTAAACTTTTTGAGGAGACTCTAGGGGTGAAAAATGTGAGAATTGAACGAGCGCATCGTAGTGGACGCCGAGATGCAAAAACACCACGCACAATTATTATTAAGCTGTTAGACTACAAAGATAAggtagaaattttaaaaaattcttttaaattaaagggtgaaaatatctacataaacgaAGATTTTTGCTTCGAAACGAACTTAATAAGAAAAGATCttagagaaaaaatgaaaattgagcGGCAGCTGGGAAAATTTGCATACATATCATATGATAAGCTGATTGTACGCGATGAAAATGTCGCACTCAGTGACGTTGATGACTCTAAtaactttaatcaaaaaaatgaaagcCAATACTATACAGTTATTGAATCTTCTcaatatcttcaaaaaaataaaaatagtttttcaattttaaacattaatattcgaagtttaaataaaaattttgaaaatctaagGTTTTTGTTGGATGAATTAaaacacgattttaaaattatttgtctaaCGGAAACTTGGTGTAAGCGTGGTGAAACAAATGCCCAATTTGAACTAATTAATTACTCATCAGTTCATCAACCACGTGGTTTTGGTGTTGGTGGGGGTGTATGTATTTTTGTTCACAACTCAATTAGTTATAATTTACGTCACGATCTCTGTGTAAATGAAAAAGATTGTGAGTCATTAtgcattgaaataataaataaaaccacaaaaaaaataattataaatgccACATATAGACCTCCATCTtctagcttaaaaaaatttaaaactcatcttAAACCATtcttaacaaatattaataaaacccGAAGTCATGCCTACTTAGTTGGGGATTTTAACATAGACCTAATAAACCATGCttcaaataataatgttaacaattttattaatactcttcttcaatataatttaattccGTCAATAAACAAGCCAACGAGAGTGACTAACAACTCTTCTACACttcttgataatataataactaataaccATCTTAATACCAGTCTTTACACAGGCATAATCAAAACTGACTTATCAGATCATTTCCCAACATTTCTAGTTActaacaatatattatttaacagtaTTCTTTCTCAATCCATTATATTTAggcgacagatcaatgaaaactcggtaaaaaaatttcaaaatcttttaaaagacaTCGTTGATTGGAATTTGGTATTGCAGTCACATGACGTTAACAACGCATAtgatctatttttaaatcaattctgCAAGCAATATGATAAAGcatttcctgaaaaaaaaataactgtaaaAACCAAAACTGTTTTAACTCCATGGATGTCTAACGGGttactaaaatcttcaaaaagaaagcaaaagTTATATGATAagtacttgaaaaaaaaaacttataaaaacgaaatgacatataaaaattataaaaatatatttgaaaaaacaaaaaggaactcaaaaaagctttattatgcAAAGCTATTAAGCAAAGCCACcggaaacactaaaaaaacatggagtgtaattaaagaaataataggaaaaaatatttatgcgaGAAACATTCtgccaaaaaaaataacaattgataaaaacacaatttatgATAAATCAATTATTGCTGAAAAACTAAACAGCTTCTTTACTAATACTGGTCCGAATTTGGCATTAAAAATTCCTATGAATTCAACACCATTtgaatcttatttaaaaagttacgaTAAAGTCATGGATGAAcctaatttaaaactaattgaaTTGCAAACCGCCTTTTTTTGCCTTAAAACTAACAAAAGTGCTGGATTTGATAAAATTAACGTTAATGTTGTAAAAtcagtatataatataatagaacCCTCGTTATTTCACATATTTAATCTTTCACTTAAAACAGGTATCGTCCCTGAAAAGCTAAAAATTGCACGAATCACGCCGATATTTAAGTCCGGAGATGACTcaaatatttctaattatagGCCAATATCTATTttaccttgtttttcaaaattacttgaGAGAATAATGTACAATTGA